The sequence GCTCGCGAGCAAGCCGATGCGTTCAACGACGAGGTGGTGCCGGAGGGACGCAAGGATCTGACCCAATTGCTGACGATCACGATCGACCCGTTTGACGCACGTGATTTTGACGATGCGATTTCGCTCGAGCGTGAAGAAGGACGTTGGCGTTTGTGGGTGCATATCGCCGACGTCAGCAGCTTTATTCCCGAAGGAAGTGTGCTGGACGAAGAAGCGAAAAACCGGGCGACCAGCGTCTATTTGCCTGATCGCGTCGTGCCGATGATTCCAGAAATCATCAGCAATCACTTGGCCAGTCTGCAGCCGGACCGCATTCGATTGACCAAGACCGTCGAAATTGAAATGCTCGATGATCTGACGATCACGCACGTGGAAGTCCACAATGCAGCGATCCTCAGTGACAAACGGTTTACCTACGAGCAAGTCGACAAGTTTCTTGCGGATCCCGAAGCTCAGCGTGAGCCGTGGGGCGATGCGATTTGCGATCTGCTTTCCCGGATGCACACCCTTGCAATGCAGATGCGAAAAGCTCGTTTCAAGGGTGGTTCGTTGTCGTTGGACATGCCGGACGTCAAATTGGACTTTGACAAATCAGGAAAAGTTCGCGGTGCCCATTTGTCCGAGAACACTGAGAGCCATCAGATCATCGAAGAGTTCATGTTGGCTGGCAATCAAGCCGTGGCTTCGTGGTTGGATGATTTGGAATTGAATTTCCTGCATCGCATCCACGAGCCGCCGCAGCGACGGAAGATTCGTGATTTGCAGGTGTTTGTCCGCGATTTAGGGATCAACGTTGAATCGCTCGAAAGTCGCTTTGAAATCCAACGGGTGCTCGACCAAGTCGCTGGCACGACGCTAGAGCAAGCGGTCAACTTTTCCGTTCTGAAGGCGATGAACAAGGCCGTCTATGGGCCTCAGCGCGAAGGCCACTACGCGCTCGACATGGAGCATTATTGTCACTTCACCAGTCCGATTCGTCGGTATCCCGATTTGTCGGTGCATCGGTTGGTGCAAAAACTGCTTGACGGACAAAAAACGCCTGATGATTCGTTCCAAGTGCTGCTGCGGCTTGGCCATCACTGCAGCGACATGGAACGCAATGCGCAGCAAGCCGAACGTGATTTGATCGAGTTGAAACTGCTTCACTTTTTGAAAAAGAAGGTGGGCGAGAAACTCGATGCGGTGGTCAGCCGGGTATTTGCCGACGGCATCCACGCACGCTGTATCAAACTGCCTGTCGATGGATTCTTGCCGGTCTCGGCATTGCCCTCGGACCGCTACCGTTTTGAGCGTCAGGGGCAACAATTGGTCGGGTTCCGCGATGGAAATCGATTCCGGCTCGGAGATTTATTGACGGTCCAGATTGCGAAAATCGACCTGCAAGAACGCCAGCTGTTTTTTGATTTGGTTAAAAACCACTCCTCAGAACCGAGCGTTGCGGGTTCACGACGTCCGAAACACACCAAGGAACGGGTGGGGACAAAACGCAAGAACGAAGCGCGACAAAAGAAGAAGCGGCGAAAGCGATAGCGCAATGGCCGCTTGGGGCTTTTCGAGCGTGGGGTTCTGTATAAACTGACGCGTGTTGATCGGCGTCTGCCGGTCACACACTGATCGTTGACATCACGGCCGCCTTTCCCCTGACTAACGCATCCGCGGTAGCTATCTGTGCTGCTTTGCCGGTGCTGAAAAATCGATGGACACTCCTGCCCCTAGCGGACTTGCCATGAATACCTCGCTTTCCACCACCCCGTTGGATGCATGGCACCGGTCCGCCGGTGCAAAAATGGTCCCCTTTGCGGGCTATGAGATGCCGATCCAGTATTCCTCGATCGTCACCGAGCACCAAGCGTGTCGAACCTCGGCGGCCCTCTTTGACGTCTCGCACATGGGACGGATTCGCTTTGATGGAGATGGCAGCGAACAACTGCTCGATCATCTGTTGACCCGTCGAGTTTCGGATTTGCCGGTTGGCGGCGTTCGCTACGGATTGATGTGCAACGCCGAAGGCGGCGTGTTGGACGACGTCTTGGTCTCTCATTTGAAGACGCCCTCGGATCGACGATTTCATTTGTTGGTCGTCAATGCATCGAATCATCAGAAAATCGTGGACTGGATCACTCCGCATCTGCCCGATTTTCCCACGGTGACAATGTCTGACCGCACCGAATTGACGGCGATGATCGCCGTCCAAGGTCCCAAGGCGATCGATGTTTGTAAGAAATTGTTTGCGTTTGATCCAAGCCGCTTGAAATATTACCAAGCCACCATCACCGATCAGTTCAAAAAGCCAGTGATTGTCAGCCGAACCGGCTATACTGGCGAAGACGGGTTCGAGTTGATCGTTCGCGCCGAAGAAGCCAACCGGATTTGGGAAAACATCATGCTTGCCGGTCGTGACGAAGGCTTTGCCGCCGCCGGGCTGGGGGCTCGCGACACGTTGCGAATGGAAGCGGGGATGCCGCTGTACGGTCATGAGTTAAACGAATCGATTGATCCAATTTCGGCTGGGGTGTCGTTTGCGTGTAATTTAAAAGACCGTTCGTTCATTGGCGACGACGCGCTGCGGGCAGTGAAGGCGGCAGGGCCAAAGCAAGTTCGCGTGGGAATGATTCCCGAAGGCAAACGGCCGGCTCGCGAAGGCTGTGACGTGCTCGATGCCGATGGAAAGAAAATCGGTTTTGTCACCAGTGGCGGTCCATCACCGACGCTCGGTCATCCGATTGTGATGGCCTACGTTGATGCCGAGTATGCTGATGCAAAACAGTTTCAAATTGATATTCGCGGGAAGACCGTGGTTGCAAACGTAACCCCCCTTCCCTTTTACAAACGTCCTACCAAGGCTTGATCGTCCAAGCCGTTCGATCGTCAGAGAAGGAATTTTTGCATGGCCCGTGATCCAGAAAAATTGTTGTATGCCGAGTCACATGAGTGGTGTGATGTGGCCGAAGAAGGTGGCGAGAAAGTCGCAACCATCGGGATTTCCGCGTTTGCGATCGAGCAACTCAACGACCTCGTCTATATGGACCTTCCCGAAGTCGGCAAACAGGTCACCGCAGGCGAAGAATTCGGCGAAGTCGAGTCGGTCAAAGCGGTCAGCCCGTTGTACAGCCCGATCACCGGCGAAGTTGTCGAAGTTCATAGTGAATTGCCTGATAACTTGGACCAATTGAATGACGACCCTTACGACTTCGGTTGGGTGATCAAGGTCAAAGTCAGCGACGACTCGAATCTTTCATCGTTGATGGATGCAGCCGCCTACAAAAAGCAATGCGCCGAATCCGGTTAATGCTCCGCATGCGAGCGGTTGATTACTCGAATCCAGATAAGGGAGCGTGTTGCAAGCGAGATTGATCGAGGTTGCCGCCGGGGGGGCTGCAGAGAACATGGCGATCGACCAGGCGCTGTTAGAGTCGGTCGACCGTGATGCCGTTCCGACGCTCCGTTT comes from Novipirellula caenicola and encodes:
- a CDS encoding VacB/RNase II family 3'-5' exoribonuclease; the encoded protein is MDVSPELTDQLLRHISSSVYRPSKPKQIAKALKLDSDGYRELRRVVKQLVIEGRVVYGSNHLVIPAGAFEGGSDYVRGTFRRAMGGGFGFVRPGEHDDESEIAEHLFVPPGSTHGALEGDVVEVKVQPSRKGGQEGVVVKILQRARRQFTGTFRMIRGEPAVFLDGTPYSQPVSIGDVRGLPLSDDDKVFVEMVEFPDDDGHGGEAVLLERLGSSTNPAIDTLTIMRQYGLPDHFPENVLDEAREQADAFNDEVVPEGRKDLTQLLTITIDPFDARDFDDAISLEREEGRWRLWVHIADVSSFIPEGSVLDEEAKNRATSVYLPDRVVPMIPEIISNHLASLQPDRIRLTKTVEIEMLDDLTITHVEVHNAAILSDKRFTYEQVDKFLADPEAQREPWGDAICDLLSRMHTLAMQMRKARFKGGSLSLDMPDVKLDFDKSGKVRGAHLSENTESHQIIEEFMLAGNQAVASWLDDLELNFLHRIHEPPQRRKIRDLQVFVRDLGINVESLESRFEIQRVLDQVAGTTLEQAVNFSVLKAMNKAVYGPQREGHYALDMEHYCHFTSPIRRYPDLSVHRLVQKLLDGQKTPDDSFQVLLRLGHHCSDMERNAQQAERDLIELKLLHFLKKKVGEKLDAVVSRVFADGIHARCIKLPVDGFLPVSALPSDRYRFERQGQQLVGFRDGNRFRLGDLLTVQIAKIDLQERQLFFDLVKNHSSEPSVAGSRRPKHTKERVGTKRKNEARQKKKRRKR
- the gcvT gene encoding glycine cleavage system aminomethyltransferase GcvT, which encodes MDTPAPSGLAMNTSLSTTPLDAWHRSAGAKMVPFAGYEMPIQYSSIVTEHQACRTSAALFDVSHMGRIRFDGDGSEQLLDHLLTRRVSDLPVGGVRYGLMCNAEGGVLDDVLVSHLKTPSDRRFHLLVVNASNHQKIVDWITPHLPDFPTVTMSDRTELTAMIAVQGPKAIDVCKKLFAFDPSRLKYYQATITDQFKKPVIVSRTGYTGEDGFELIVRAEEANRIWENIMLAGRDEGFAAAGLGARDTLRMEAGMPLYGHELNESIDPISAGVSFACNLKDRSFIGDDALRAVKAAGPKQVRVGMIPEGKRPAREGCDVLDADGKKIGFVTSGGPSPTLGHPIVMAYVDAEYADAKQFQIDIRGKTVVANVTPLPFYKRPTKA
- the gcvH gene encoding glycine cleavage system protein GcvH, which translates into the protein MARDPEKLLYAESHEWCDVAEEGGEKVATIGISAFAIEQLNDLVYMDLPEVGKQVTAGEEFGEVESVKAVSPLYSPITGEVVEVHSELPDNLDQLNDDPYDFGWVIKVKVSDDSNLSSLMDAAAYKKQCAESG